CTTGGCTTTGCCGGGGCGGGATATCGAATCGGGATTGCCTATTACCCAATGATGGCTTTTGGAACAGGATTAGCTGCTCTCAGCTTCGGCAGCCTTGGCTGTCGGGTGAGGAGACTCAGCGCTCAACATGGCCTCATCACTCCTTCTGAATTGATCGGCCATCTCCTGCCTGGAGAAGGGGTGCGCTTATTGGTGCTTGCAGTAATGGTGCTGTTCACCCTTCCTTATTTGGCTCTGCAGCCATTGGGTGCGGGGTATTTGCTGGAAAGTCTCACTGGAGGCGTCGTTCCTTTTGAAGTGGGAGCAGTACTGCTCACGGTTGTGATTGTGCTCTATGTCGTTGGCGGTGGTATGCGAGCTGTGGCCCGCACCGATGTGCTTCAAGGAGTGCTGATGTTTTTGCTAATGCTGATGGCTTTTGTGGCTGTTGCCGTAGGTGTGGGTGGAGTTCAAACCGCAAATCGCACGCTTTTGCAACAGCTTCCTGATCTCTTTAGCGGGGCTGGACGCAATGATTTTTTTACGCCTCGAATGATGGCGAGCTATTTGCTCCTTTGGCCGTTATGTCTTCCGATGTTCCCGCAGATGCTGATGCGTTTTTTCGCTGCTGGGGATGACCGCTCGCTGAAACAGTCGATGGTGCTTTATCCCGTCGTGGCGGGAGTGCTGTTTATTTGTCCAGTGATGATCGGGATGTGGGGGCATCTGGCCTTCCCCGATCTGGTGGGTCGCGCATCCGATCAGATCATGCCGTTGATGCTGGGGCGTTACAGCCCGGAGTGGCTGACAGGAATCGTGATGGTGGGGGCTTTGGCTGCGTTTATGTCCACTTTGGATTCGCAATTGTTGGCCCTGTCTTCCATGTTGACCCGCGACTTATATAAGAGGTATTGGCGCCCACAAGCATCTTTGCCGGAGCAAGTGCGTGTCGGGCAGCTGGTGGTGATTGCACTTGCTGTCTCTGGTCTGGTCATTGCGCTTCGTCCGCCGGAGGCGATTTTGTCGCTGGCAACCCATGCGTTTTCGGGTCTCGCTTTGTTGTTCCCGATGCTGGTGGGGGCGGTTTATGGCCTGCGATGGTCCGTTATTGGCGCCATTTTGTCGGTCATCGGGGGAGAAGCCGTTCTGCTGGGGTTTGCAACCGGCGTGATTCCAGAGGTGTTCCAGGGGGGCTGTTTGCCTTTGATTCCAGCACTGGTGGTCGCATGCTCGATTTTGGTTGTGGATCAGGTCATCTCTCGCTGGTCGTCGTCTTTCTTGCAGGCATGACGTTCGGACACTGCAGCGAGATGGTGCGTCCTCCGCCAGGGGCGTAATTGAGATCTAAAAACCAGGCGTCAGGTAGAGAAAGGCTGAGCCTTTCAGGCCACTCCACCACGAGCAGGGCTCCCATCGCAGAGGCTTCTTCTTCTTCTTGAAGGAAGAGGTCGTTGGCTGCGAAGGCTTGCTCGAGGCGGTACAGGTCGAGATGGATCAGTGGTGGGGTGCCTTCGGGGTAGTGCTGAGCAAGTGCAAAGGTTGGGCTGGTGATCGGTTCTTGGATTCCTAGAGCGTCGGCTAGCCCCTGCACGAGAGAGGTTTTGCCTGCTCCGAGTGGTCCCTGTAGGAGCAAGATGTCGTGCGGTTTGAGGCGCGCTGCCAACATCCGGCCAAGGTCTTTTGTGGCCTCAAGATCGTCAAGGATCCTTGTCTCATCTGTAGATTGGCGGATAAGGGAGCCCGAAGCCTCGGCGTCTCCGAAGTATTTATCGTTCACATCCTCCCCAGGGAGCTTTTCAATATGGTGGCAACAGCCGCGGCAACGGCCGAACTTCAGGTCGCAAAGGACTACGTCATTGCGGATATCGGTTTAGCCGATTTTGGACGCAAGGAACTCAATATTGCTGAGACCGAGATGCCCGGTCTGATGGCATTGCGTGCCAAGTACGGCAAGGACAAGCCCTTGAAGGGGGCCCGGATTGCCGGCTCCCTGCACATGACGATTCAGACAGCTGTTCTGATCGAAACCCTGGTCGAGCTTGGTGCCGATGTGCGCTGGGCCTCCTGCAACATTTTCTCCACCCAAGACCACGCTGCAGCTGCGATGGCTGCTGGTGGGATTCCAGTCTTTGCTGTTAAGGGTGAAACCCTTGAGGAGTACTGGGATTACACCCATAGCATTCTCGAATGGGGCGATGGCGGAACGCCCAACATGATCCTGGACGACGGTGGGGATGCCACCGGTCTGGTGATGTTGGGTAGCAAGGCTGAGCAGGACATCACCGTGCTCGATAACCCTTCCAACGAAGAGGAGACCTTCCTGTTCGCTTCGATCAAGAAGAAGTTGGCCAAGGATTCCAGTTTCTACAGCCGTATTAAGGCTGAGATTCAGGGTGTGACCGAGGAGACCACCACAGGAGTGGCTCGTCTTTACAAGATGCAGAAGAGCGGAGAGCTTCCCTTCCCTGCGATCAACGTCAACGATTCGGTCACGAAGAGCAAGTTCGACAACCTCTATGGCTGTCGTGAATCGCTGGTTGACAGCATTAAGCGCGCGACCGACGTGATGGTGGCTGGCAAGCAAGCCCTCGTGGTTGGTTACGGCGATGTAGGCAAGGGTTCTGCGCAGTCATTGCGTGGGCTTGGCGCCACCGTTTGCATTGCTGAAGTGGATCCCATTTGCGCACTGCAGGCTGCGATGGAGGGTTACCGGGTTGTCCGCCTCGAGGATGTGGTGGATCAGATGGACATCTTTGTGACCGCCACGGGTAACTACCAGGTGATCCGCAATGAGCATCTGGTGAAGATGAAGGACGAAGCGATCGTCTGCAACATCGGACATTTCGATAATGAGATCGATGTGGCCTCTCTCAAATCCTATGAGTGGGACAACATCAAGCCTCAGGTGGATCACATCACCCTGCCTAGCGGCAACAAGATTATTCTTCTTGCCGAAGGCCGTCTCGTGAATCTGGGCTGCGCCACCGGTCACCCTAGTTTCGTGATGAGCAACTCATTTACCAATCAAGTGTTGGCTCAGATTGAGCTGTTCACGAAGGGCAGTGAGTACGGCAAAGAGGTGTATGTGTTGCCTAAGCATCTCGATGAGATGGTGGCTCGCCTCCATCTTGAGAAGATCGGATGCAAGCTCACTGAGCTGAGTAAAGATCAAGCTGATTACATCAACGTTCCTGTGGAAGGCCCCTATAAGCCTGATCACTATCGTTATTGATCATTTTGAACTGATTGAGGGCTGCAAAAGCAGCCCTTTTTATGTCCTTTTGCTCTTGGAGATTGTTGAGTAAACGATGGATTTTTGAGTTCGGTTTGTCTTTGATTTGAGGTTAAGGTGATATGTCTGCTGTGGAACGAGAATGACCTAGTGAACATCACTGTAAATGCAGCATTCCATGCTTCATTGATGAGTGAGATGTTCAGGGTGTTTAAGAGGCTTTGTTCTAACTGGCAATAAAATTGTGAAGATTTTTCTTTATGCAGTCAGCTTGCTTTGGCCTCAAAAATTGAGGAGTCGACTTAGGCTGTTAGGTCTCAAATGATGCTTTTCTGACTCGTAAGTCGAGACATTTTTCTTTTTTCTATGGCTGATTCCGTTTTGCGAATCACGTCATTGTCGAAGATGACGTTCGCTCATAAAGTATGAAATAATAGCTTTGCTTTGTCATTGTTGTGAATGGGTCTGTCTGAACTGATTACTCAGCTTCCAGAGCTGATTGGGCAGGCCGTCGAGGCGAATCAATGGTTGGGGTATGGAGCCATTTTTGCTGCCATGTTTCTGGAAAACTTGTTTCCGCCCATCCCCTCAGAGCTGATCATGCCTCTGGGAGGGTTTTATGTGCAGCAAGGACAATTGCAATTCATCCCTGTTGTCCTTGCGGGTTTGATCGGAACGGTGCTGGGTGCGTTGCCTTGGTATGGCATCGGCCGCCTCATCAATGAACAACGCATTGAGCAATGGCTGGAGCGCCATGGCCGCTGGATCGGCATCAGCCCTGAGGAGCTCGCGCGGAGCCGCCGCTGGTTCAGTCGTTATGGCACTGCTTTGGTGTTTTGGGGACGGTTGGTGCCAGGCATTCGCACCCTGATTTCGGTTCCTGCTGGGATTGAACTGATGCCGATGGCTCCGTTTTTAATTTGGACCACGGCTGGCAGCTTGATCTGGACGCTCTTGCTCACCATCGCCGGGATGGTGCTTGGTGAGGGCTACAGCAATGTTGAGGTCTGGATCGACCCCGTCTCCAAAGTGATCAAGGTAGGCCTGGTCATCGCTGTTTTGGCCGGTGGTATTTGGGTTGCCCTCAGGATTTGGCGTCGCCGCCAATCCGCCGATTAACGCGTTGAGGCTCACCAGCGAACGGCTGTGGTGAGCCCCGCCAACCCGCGGGAAAGCGGTTCGCCATGGCGGATGATTTAGAAGGGAACCTCCTCGTCGCTGGGGCTTCCTCCCCCAAATCCACCGGAACCCGCTTCGCTGTCGCGCTTGGAGCCAAGAAGTTCGAGGCGATCAACGCGAACCACGGGTTTGCTGCGTTCTTCGCCGCTATTGCGATCTGTCCAGCGATCCAATTTGAAGCTACCGATGATGCCGAGGAGTGATCCTTTTTTGACGTAATCAGCGGCAACCTGGGCCTGTTTGCCCCAGATCTCAAGGTTGAACCAATCCGGCTCGTCGTCGCGGCTGCGGCGATTCACTGCAATGGTCAGGTTGGCCACCATGCTTCCGGATTCGAAGTAGCGAACTTCGGGGTCTCGGCCAGCGCGGCCGACCAACGTTACGGAGTTGACACTCATAAAGGTTTGGTTTTGCGTGGATTAATGATGCGCCACGGTTGTCGTAGCTGCTTTTAAGGAGTTCCACCCTCAGCGCCGGATGTATCAGCCGGTGCATGACACCCCACCTAAGATTCTGCGACTTGTGCCATAGCCAGTGCTTTTTCGTCGATTTCAGCTTTCCCGTGACATCGGTATCGACCTCGGCACTGCCAATACCCTGATTTATGTCTCCGGCAAGGGGATTGTGTTGCAAGAGCCTTCAGTGGTGGCGATTGATCTCGAGCGGGGGGTGCCCCTGGCGGTCGGTGATGAAGCGAAGCTGATGCTGGGCCGTACGCCTGGGAATATTCGTGCGGTGCGGCCCCTGCGTGATGGTGTGATCGCTGATTTTGATGCAGCTGAGCAGATGCTCAAAAGTTTCATTCAAAAAGGCAACGAGGGGCGCGGAATCATTGCCCCACGCCTGGTGGTGGGGATCCCCAGCGGTGTGACGGGTGTGGAGCGCCGTGCCGTACGTGAGGCAGGCCTGGCCGGTGCCAGAGAAGTGCATCTCATCGACGAGCCCGTGGCCGCGGCGATTGGTGCTGGTTTGCCGGTGACGGAGCCAGTCGGCACGATGATTGTGGATATTGGGGGAGGAACCACCGAAGTGGCGGTGCTCAGCCTTGGAGGCACCGTACTGAGTGAATCCGTTCGAGTTGCCGGTGATGAAATCAGCGATTCGATCGGTGTCCATCTCAAAAAGGTTCACAACCTGGTGGTGGGCGAGCGCACTGCCGAAGACATCAAGATTCGAATCGGTTCCGCATTCCCAGACAACGACTTCGATCAGACGGTGATGGATGTGCGTGGCTTGCACCTCCTGTCTGGTTTGCCGCGCACGATTCAGCTCCAAGCTGGTGACCTTCGTGAGGCCATCGCTGAGCCCCTCAATGTGATTGTTGAGGCGGTGAAACGCACGCTCGAACGCACCCCCCCTGAGCTGGCGGCAGACATCGTTGATCGCGGAATCATGCTTGCCGGCGGTGGGGCCCTGGTGAGGGGGATTAGTGACCTGATCAGCCATGAAACGGGGATCTTCACCCACGTTGCGGAAGATCCTCTTCTCTGCGTGGTGAATGGCTGCGGTCAGGTGCTTGAGGATTACAAGCGCCTGCAGCGTGTGCTGGATACACCCGAATTCGTTCGTTCTGCTACGAGCCTCTAATTTCAATGGGCTCCTCGCCGTGGCCGCAGGGAACGCGTTCCCGGAGCCTGAAACGAATCTTGCCTTGGCTCGCTCTTCTCGGAGTGCTGGGGATCGTGCGATGGAGCAAGGGTGCAGGCTTTGCCGATGCCTATGCCTTGCTGTCGCGTCCATTTTGGCCTGGATCAGCTCAGAAACAGTGGATCCAGTCAGCGCAGCAGCAGAACGATGCCACGCGTTTGCAGCTGCTCGAGGTGGATAACGCCCGTTTGAGGGGGTTGCTTGCGCTGGATCGTCAAGGTGCCAACAACGCGATTTCCGCTGCTGTGATCTCCAGAACGCCTGAAGGCTGGTGGCAGCAGATCTTGCTGGGAAAGGGGACTCTGGATGGCATTCAAAAAGGTGATGCGGTGATCGGTACAGGTGGCTTGATTGGCCGGGTTCAAAGTGCCACGCCTGCCACAAGCCTTGTGCGTTTGCTCACCGCCCCTGGAAGTCGAATTGGCGTTTGGGTGCCACGGACCCGCCAACATGCCCTGCTGGTGGGAATGGGAACGTCCCGTCCTGAATTGAAATTCATTGATCGAGATGTGAAGGTGCGACCCGGTGATCTCGTGAGCACCTCCCCAGCCAGCACCCTGCTGCCTGCGAATCTTCCGGTGGCCGTGGTGCAGTCCTTGAATTCCAGGGAGGTGCCGGCTCCAACGGCTTTGGTTCAGTTGATTGCGCCTCCGGATGCGATCGATTGGGTGCAGGTGAGTAGGCGCTGATCGATGGCTCGTCTTCATAGCCAACCGATCTGTGTTGCCTCTGGATTGTTGGTGCCGTTGATCAGCTTGGCGGCACCGTCATGGCTGAGCTTGGGCGGTGTTTTGCCGAGCTGGGCCGTGTTGTGGCTGCTGCCTTGGGCGCTGGTTGATGGACCGGTGTCGGGTTTGATCGCGGGTGCGGCGATGGGGCTAGTGCTGGATGGCCTCAGTGTGGGAGATGCAAGCCAGGTGCCCGCTTTGATGCTTTTGGGCTGGTGGTGGGGATGGCTTGGGCGGCGCGGACCACCGATTCAACGCAGTCTCAATTTGGGGTTGCTGGCTTGGATCGGCACGATGTTGCTAGGGCTGACTCTTTGGGCGCAGCTGTTGGTTCAGGGCGTGGATGCACCTCTAGCCCAAGCCTTTGCCTTTCATACCTGTTTGGCGCAAGGGCTGATGACTGGCCTGATGGCTCCGATGATTGGGTCTTGGCAACTTCTGATCTGGCGACGGCGCACTCCCGCATGATTCAGCACACTTCCCATCGCCGTAGGTGGCTGGCCCTGGCTCTTCTCAGCACCTCGTTGCTGATCGGGGGCTGCCGGCGTGCCGCAGCGCCAGAAGGAGCTCTCCAGCTTTGGACGCTGCAACTAGCGCCCAAGTTCAACACTTACATGGAACAGGTGATTGATCGCTGGGACGATGGCCATCCAGATGCACCGGTGCGTTGGACCGACTTGCCTTGGGGTTCTGTGGAACGGAAGCTCCTGGCTGCAGTGTTTGCTCGCACTGCCCCGGATGTTGTGAATCTCAATCCCCCCTTTGCAGCCAATTTGGCAAGCAAGGGTGGGTTGACCGATCTCACGCCGCTGTTGCCACCGGATGCCGCTCAGCGCTATTTGCCTTCGGTGTGGCGTGCGGCACGCGATCCAAAGGCTGGCCAGATCGCCGTGCCCTGGTATCTCACGGTCCGCCTCAGCTTGGTCAATCAGAAGCTGCTGCAACAGGCGGGCGTGAACGCGCCGCCTCGTCGCTGGGAGGATGTTCCTGCCTTTGCTCGTCAAATTCGAGAGCGAACGGGACGTTACGGCCTTTTTGTCACGGCTGTGCCCGACGATTCAGCCGAATTGCTGGAGTCGATGGTGCAGATGGGGGTTGTTTTGCTGGATGACAAACAGCGAGCGGGATTCAACTCTCCAGAGGGGCGTAAGGCGTTTGCGTTTTGGACCGATCTGTATCGAGAGGGCCTTCTCCCTAGGGAAGTGGTCAGTCAGGGGCAACGCCGGGCGATTGAGCTTTACCAAAGTGGACAGCTCGCGCTGCTGGCCAGTGGGGCTGAATTTTTACGCAGCATCCAGACCAACGCCCCTGGCGTGGCGGCGGTGACCTCCCCGCAACCGCCCCTCACAGGAGGCGATGGCACCGCCAACGTGGCTTTGATGACGCTTGCCGTTCCTCGCCAGAGTCAGCGCGCGCAAGAGGCGTTGTCGTTTGCACTCGATCTCACCAACGGGCCGAACCAAGCGCGCTTTGCGCGCGAGGCCAGGGTGTTGCCCTCCTCCCTAGAGGCGCTCAGGCAGGTGCGTGCTGAGCTTGAAGCTGAGCGTCCTGCAACCCCTGAGTTGGCTCAAGTTCGAGAAGCAAGGCTTCTCTCGGCCAAGACGCTGGAGCGGGCCAGGGTCCTGGTCCCTGCGACGCCCGGCGTCAAGCGTCTTCAGAGCATCGTGTACACCCAACTACAGCGGGCGATGTTGGGTCAGATCAGCAGTGAGGAGGCAGTGCGTACGGCTGCTGAGCAGTGGAACCGTTACTCAGAGGCGCGATGGCCCTAATGCAGCCACGAGTTGCACTCGTTGGCTGCGTTGAATTGAAAACATAAAAACAATCGAAAGCCTGAGTCCCAGACTTTTGGTCGCTCACGAACTGTTCACGCTGACCGGTAGAGTTGTTTCTCTTCACATTGTGTTGCGATGCCCACAGATGGGCCTTCTGTAAAAGGAACCATTCTTGTGGTTGACGACGAGCCCGCAGTGAGGCGGGTTTTGTTGATGCGTCTGCAATTGGCTGGTTACAACGTCGTCTCCGCTGAGGATGGTGAGGAGGCGCTGGAAAAGTTTCACAGTGAATCGCCGGATCTCGTCGTTCTCGACGTGATGCTTCCAAAAATGGATGGCTTTGCTGTCTGCAGGCGCTTACGCGCTGAGTCATGCGTTCCGATTATTTTTCTTTCGGCTTTGGAGTCCATCTCTGAGCGCGTGGCTGGCCTTGACCTTGGAGCTGACGACTATCTTCCAAAGCCCTTTAGCCCAAAGGAACTTGAAGCCCGCATTTTCACGATCCTGAGACGGGTGGGGTCCGGTTCTGCCACCGTTGAGCCCCGCGAGATTCCCAGTGGCCAAGGGGTGATGCGTGTTGGAGATTTAGTGGTTGACACCAATCGCCGTCAGGTGAATCGGGGAACGGAACGCATCGCTCTGACATACACAGAATTCAGCCTTCTTGAATTGCTCTTCCGCGACCCGGGTCATGTGGTCCCGAGGGCCGAAATCCTTGAGCAGCTTTGGGGGTATCCGCCCCGACGTGCGGCTGACCTAAGGGTTGTTGATGTGTACGTGGCACGCCTGCGAGGAAAGCTTGAGCCCGACCCGCGTAATCCTGAAATGATTCTCACGGTGAGAGGGATCGGCTACTCGTCCCAACGCATGGGCGAACCTGCAGGAGCACCTGCAGCAGTTTGATGAATTTGGCCTGATCGCTTCGCTCTTGTCCCCGCCGCGGGGCAGGATGGCGCCCGACTGCTTCTTCTCTCTTGTCTGAACTTCGTGAGACCCGCTTGGAGAAGGCGAATGCTCTCAAAGAACAGGGGCAAGAGCCGTATGCATTGCGTTTTGATCTCACCGATCGCATGGCTCGCCTGCAAGCCGATCACGCTGATCTTGCAAAAGGCGCCGAGCGAGACCTCAAAGTTTCGGTTGCTGGTCGGGTGATGACGCGCCGGGTGATGGGCAAGCTTGCATTTTTCACGCTGGCGGATGAAACGGGAACGATCCAGTTGTTCCTTGAGAAAGCAACGCTGGGCGACAGCTTTGCTCAGCTCAGTTCCTTGGTGGATGCAGGTGACCTCATCGGGGTTCATGGCATCTTGCGCCGCACCGATCGGGGTGAGTTGTCCGTCAAGGTGAGCAAATGGGAGATGCTCACCAAATCGCTGCAGCCGTTGCCAGATAAGTGGCATGGCCTGGCGGATGTGGAGAAGCGCTATCGACAGCGCTATCTGGATTTGATCGTGACGCCGCAGTCCCGTGAGACGTTCCGGCGTCGGGCGATGGCTGTTAGTGCGATCCGCCGTTGGTTGGATGAACGCGACTTTCTAGAGATCGAAACACCGGTCCTGCAGTCCGAAGCCGGTGGCGCTGAGGCGCGGCCGTTCATCACGCATCACAACACCCTCGATCTGCCTCTCTACTTGCGGATTGCCACTGAGCTCCATCTCAAACGGCTCGTGGTGGGTGGATTTGAACGGGTCTATGAGCTCGGGCGGATCTTTCGCAACGAAGGGGTGAGCACGCGCCATAACCCTGAATTCACTTCGGTGGAGGTGTATCAGGCCTATGCCGATTACAACGACATGATGACGCTCACCGAACAGCTAATCGCTTCGGTTTGTGAGCAGGTATGCGGTACAACCCGCATCAGCTACCAGGGCGTGGAGGTGGACCTGACGCCGTCCTGGAGACGCGCCACGATGCATGAACTCGTGCAGGAGGCCACCGGCCTGGATTTCACCTCCTTCGAGACCCGTGAAGCGGCTGTGGAGGCGATGCGAGCGGCCAATCTCCCGGCGCCAGATAAGGCCGACACCGTTGGACGGCTTTTGAACGAAGCGTTTGAGCATGCTGTGGAACCCAATTTGATCCAGCCCACCTTTGTGCTCGATTACCCGCAGGAAATTTCACCCCTGGCGCGTAAACATCGCAGCAAGCCAGGGCTTGTGGAGCGCTTTGAATTGTTCATCGTGGGCCGAGAAACGGCCAATGCCTTCAGTGAGCTCACGGATCCTTTGGATCAAAGAGGCCGCATGGAGCTCCAGCAGGAACGTCGTGCTGCCGGAGATGTGGAAGCCAGCGGAGTGGATGAAGATTTCATCCAGGCGCTCGAAGTGGGAATGCCCCCCACGGGTGGACTTGGAATCGGCATTGATCGCCTGGTGATGCTGCTTACTGACAGCCCCTCGATTCGGGATGTCATTGCCTTCCCATTGATGCGACCTGAGGGGTGACCTGTCAGCATGGATAATTAAACCCAGTGGCAGGGTCCAATTCCCATGAGTGGTGAGCGCGTAGGTTTCCGCTTCAAGCACGCCGATGCGGTGGTCAAGCGCAATCCGCAGGGACGTTCCCGTCGCGGATGGGTGATGGAGCCAGTGGAGCAGACCACGAGCCGAGGCACCAAGATGCCCGCTTATCGCATCCGCTGGCGCGACAGTGAGCGTCCTGAGATTGTGCTCCAGCACATGTTGATCGCAGATCCAGACCCCACCCCTCCGCCTGAAAACGTGAGTCTTGAGCCTCCCGCACCGAAGGCTTGATCGAGAGCAATCTCAAGTTTGATTAGCTGAGGCCTTG
The Synechococcus sp. CC9311 DNA segment above includes these coding regions:
- a CDS encoding sugar ABC transporter substrate-binding protein, with protein sequence MIQHTSHRRRWLALALLSTSLLIGGCRRAAAPEGALQLWTLQLAPKFNTYMEQVIDRWDDGHPDAPVRWTDLPWGSVERKLLAAVFARTAPDVVNLNPPFAANLASKGGLTDLTPLLPPDAAQRYLPSVWRAARDPKAGQIAVPWYLTVRLSLVNQKLLQQAGVNAPPRRWEDVPAFARQIRERTGRYGLFVTAVPDDSAELLESMVQMGVVLLDDKQRAGFNSPEGRKAFAFWTDLYREGLLPREVVSQGQRRAIELYQSGQLALLASGAEFLRSIQTNAPGVAAVTSPQPPLTGGDGTANVALMTLAVPRQSQRAQEALSFALDLTNGPNQARFAREARVLPSSLEALRQVRAELEAERPATPELAQVREARLLSAKTLERARVLVPATPGVKRLQSIVYTQLQRAMLGQISSEEAVRTAAEQWNRYSEARWP
- a CDS encoding single-stranded DNA-binding protein; the encoded protein is MSVNSVTLVGRAGRDPEVRYFESGSMVANLTIAVNRRSRDDEPDWFNLEIWGKQAQVAADYVKKGSLLGIIGSFKLDRWTDRNSGEERSKPVVRVDRLELLGSKRDSEAGSGGFGGGSPSDEEVPF
- the lysS gene encoding lysine--tRNA ligase; the protein is MSELRETRLEKANALKEQGQEPYALRFDLTDRMARLQADHADLAKGAERDLKVSVAGRVMTRRVMGKLAFFTLADETGTIQLFLEKATLGDSFAQLSSLVDAGDLIGVHGILRRTDRGELSVKVSKWEMLTKSLQPLPDKWHGLADVEKRYRQRYLDLIVTPQSRETFRRRAMAVSAIRRWLDERDFLEIETPVLQSEAGGAEARPFITHHNTLDLPLYLRIATELHLKRLVVGGFERVYELGRIFRNEGVSTRHNPEFTSVEVYQAYADYNDMMTLTEQLIASVCEQVCGTTRISYQGVEVDLTPSWRRATMHELVQEATGLDFTSFETREAAVEAMRAANLPAPDKADTVGRLLNEAFEHAVEPNLIQPTFVLDYPQEISPLARKHRSKPGLVERFELFIVGRETANAFSELTDPLDQRGRMELQQERRAAGDVEASGVDEDFIQALEVGMPPTGGLGIGIDRLVMLLTDSPSIRDVIAFPLMRPEG
- a CDS encoding sodium:solute symporter family protein, giving the protein MTTTLISALISLVVYLLALLWLGAQSLGGQTNSADSYFLADRRLRAGVLFFTLIATNFSAFFFLGFAGAGYRIGIAYYPMMAFGTGLAALSFGSLGCRVRRLSAQHGLITPSELIGHLLPGEGVRLLVLAVMVLFTLPYLALQPLGAGYLLESLTGGVVPFEVGAVLLTVVIVLYVVGGGMRAVARTDVLQGVLMFLLMLMAFVAVAVGVGGVQTANRTLLQQLPDLFSGAGRNDFFTPRMMASYLLLWPLCLPMFPQMLMRFFAAGDDRSLKQSMVLYPVVAGVLFICPVMIGMWGHLAFPDLVGRASDQIMPLMLGRYSPEWLTGIVMVGALAAFMSTLDSQLLALSSMLTRDLYKRYWRPQASLPEQVRVGQLVVIALAVSGLVIALRPPEAILSLATHAFSGLALLFPMLVGAVYGLRWSVIGAILSVIGGEAVLLGFATGVIPEVFQGGCLPLIPALVVACSILVVDQVISRWSSSFLQA
- a CDS encoding rod shape-determining protein produces the protein MLFRRFQLSRDIGIDLGTANTLIYVSGKGIVLQEPSVVAIDLERGVPLAVGDEAKLMLGRTPGNIRAVRPLRDGVIADFDAAEQMLKSFIQKGNEGRGIIAPRLVVGIPSGVTGVERRAVREAGLAGAREVHLIDEPVAAAIGAGLPVTEPVGTMIVDIGGGTTEVAVLSLGGTVLSESVRVAGDEISDSIGVHLKKVHNLVVGERTAEDIKIRIGSAFPDNDFDQTVMDVRGLHLLSGLPRTIQLQAGDLREAIAEPLNVIVEAVKRTLERTPPELAADIVDRGIMLAGGGALVRGISDLISHETGIFTHVAEDPLLCVVNGCGQVLEDYKRLQRVLDTPEFVRSATSL
- the mreC gene encoding rod shape-determining protein MreC, whose protein sequence is MGSSPWPQGTRSRSLKRILPWLALLGVLGIVRWSKGAGFADAYALLSRPFWPGSAQKQWIQSAQQQNDATRLQLLEVDNARLRGLLALDRQGANNAISAAVISRTPEGWWQQILLGKGTLDGIQKGDAVIGTGGLIGRVQSATPATSLVRLLTAPGSRIGVWVPRTRQHALLVGMGTSRPELKFIDRDVKVRPGDLVSTSPASTLLPANLPVAVVQSLNSREVPAPTALVQLIAPPDAIDWVQVSRR
- the ahcY gene encoding adenosylhomocysteinase; this encodes MVATAAATAELQVAKDYVIADIGLADFGRKELNIAETEMPGLMALRAKYGKDKPLKGARIAGSLHMTIQTAVLIETLVELGADVRWASCNIFSTQDHAAAAMAAGGIPVFAVKGETLEEYWDYTHSILEWGDGGTPNMILDDGGDATGLVMLGSKAEQDITVLDNPSNEEETFLFASIKKKLAKDSSFYSRIKAEIQGVTEETTTGVARLYKMQKSGELPFPAINVNDSVTKSKFDNLYGCRESLVDSIKRATDVMVAGKQALVVGYGDVGKGSAQSLRGLGATVCIAEVDPICALQAAMEGYRVVRLEDVVDQMDIFVTATGNYQVIRNEHLVKMKDEAIVCNIGHFDNEIDVASLKSYEWDNIKPQVDHITLPSGNKIILLAEGRLVNLGCATGHPSFVMSNSFTNQVLAQIELFTKGSEYGKEVYVLPKHLDEMVARLHLEKIGCKLTELSKDQADYINVPVEGPYKPDHYRY
- the rpaB gene encoding response regulator transcription factor RpaB, which produces MPTDGPSVKGTILVVDDEPAVRRVLLMRLQLAGYNVVSAEDGEEALEKFHSESPDLVVLDVMLPKMDGFAVCRRLRAESCVPIIFLSALESISERVAGLDLGADDYLPKPFSPKELEARIFTILRRVGSGSATVEPREIPSGQGVMRVGDLVVDTNRRQVNRGTERIALTYTEFSLLELLFRDPGHVVPRAEILEQLWGYPPRRAADLRVVDVYVARLRGKLEPDPRNPEMILTVRGIGYSSQRMGEPAGAPAAV
- a CDS encoding DedA family protein, with amino-acid sequence MGLSELITQLPELIGQAVEANQWLGYGAIFAAMFLENLFPPIPSELIMPLGGFYVQQGQLQFIPVVLAGLIGTVLGALPWYGIGRLINEQRIEQWLERHGRWIGISPEELARSRRWFSRYGTALVFWGRLVPGIRTLISVPAGIELMPMAPFLIWTTAGSLIWTLLLTIAGMVLGEGYSNVEVWIDPVSKVIKVGLVIAVLAGGIWVALRIWRRRQSAD
- the tsaE gene encoding tRNA (adenosine(37)-N6)-threonylcarbamoyltransferase complex ATPase subunit type 1 TsaE produces the protein MNDKYFGDAEASGSLIRQSTDETRILDDLEATKDLGRMLAARLKPHDILLLQGPLGAGKTSLVQGLADALGIQEPITSPTFALAQHYPEGTPPLIHLDLYRLEQAFAANDLFLQEEEEASAMGALLVVEWPERLSLSLPDAWFLDLNYAPGGGRTISLQCPNVMPARKTTTSER